In Komagataeibacter sucrofermentans DSM 15973, the genomic window GGCACGGTGGTGCACGTGCACCCAGCCCCCGTGCGGGCGCATGTGCATCTGGTCAGCATGGGGCATGTGGCGCACGCCACGCACGCACGCGCCAAGTCACGAAGCTGACAGCACGCGTCGGGCAGGGTATAGAAGGCACGATTATCCATCCGGCGCGGCTGGCAGGCGGGTCAGGCGTGTTCCTGTTGTCCCTCTCATGACTGCGGGCGGGTGGTCATGCACAGATGACAGGAAAGGTTAGCGGCATGGAAGGCGATATGCACGGCGGCGCGGTAAAGATTCACACGCCAGAAGACTTCGTGGGCATGCGGGCAGCGGGCCAGCTTGCCGCCCGCACGCTCGACATGATCACCCCGCACGTGCGCGAGGGGGTCACCACGGGCGAACTCGACCGCCTCATTCATGATTACATGCTGGCCAATGATGCGGTGCCCGCCACGCTGGGCTATCGCGGCTACCCGGCCTCGAGCTGCATTTCGATCAATCATGTCGTCTGCCACGGCATTCCGGGCGAAAAGACGCTGAAGGATGGCGACATCCTCAACATCGACGTGACCGTCATCCTTGATGGCTGGTACGGTGATACGAGCCGGATGTACACCGTGGGCAAGGTCAAGCTGCGCGCGCAGAAGCTGATCGAGGCGACCTACGAATCCCTCATGCTGGCCATTGATGCCGTGCGCCCCGGCGCGACGCTGGGCGATATCGGGCACATCATCCAGACCTATGCCGAGGCGCGGCGCTTTTCAGTGGTGCGTGATTTCTGCGGGCATGGAATCGGGCGCACCTTCCACGCGCCGCCCAACGTGCTGCATTACGGCAACCCCGGCGAGGACCTGGTGCTGCGTCCGGGCATGTTCTTCACCATCGAGCCCATGCTCAATATCGGCCGCCCGGACGTGAAGATCCTTGAGGACAAATGGACCGCCGTGACGCGCGACCGTTCGCTGTCCGCCCAGTTCGAGCACATGATGGGTGTGACGGAGGACGGGTGCGAGGTCTTCACCCTCTCGCCCGCAGGCTATACCTGCCCGCCCTATCCGCAGGCGTAATACGCTGCCCCCCGCCGCCGCGCGCGGGGGATAAGGATACCGACGACACCCGAGAGGAAACGCCCATGCCTTCTGCCCGTGGCCCGCACTACCGCGCGCTCCTTCTTTCATGCTTTGTCGCCGCCCTGCCGGTGGCGGGGCAGGCCGCGGTGGTGGACCCGCTGGCATTTGAGAACACGCCGGGCGGGCAGGCCATCGGCATGGCCCCCACGCCGGGGCGCAATGGCATGGTGGTCGTAGCCCAGGATCTCGCGGCGCATGTAGGGGCCGATATTCTTGCGCGTGGCGGCAACGCGGTCGATGCCGCCGTTGCGGTGGGCTACGCCATGGCGGTGGTCTACCCCGCCGCGGGCAATATCGGCGGCGGCGGGTTCATGACCCTGCGCCTGCCCGACGGGCAGGCCACCTTTGTTGATTTCCGCGAACGCGCGCCGGGGGCGGCCACCGCCACCATGTATCAGGATGCGGCGGGCCACGTCCTTGCCGGGGCCTCCAC contains:
- the map gene encoding type I methionyl aminopeptidase, yielding MEGDMHGGAVKIHTPEDFVGMRAAGQLAARTLDMITPHVREGVTTGELDRLIHDYMLANDAVPATLGYRGYPASSCISINHVVCHGIPGEKTLKDGDILNIDVTVILDGWYGDTSRMYTVGKVKLRAQKLIEATYESLMLAIDAVRPGATLGDIGHIIQTYAEARRFSVVRDFCGHGIGRTFHAPPNVLHYGNPGEDLVLRPGMFFTIEPMLNIGRPDVKILEDKWTAVTRDRSLSAQFEHMMGVTEDGCEVFTLSPAGYTCPPYPQA